The Microlunatus antarcticus genome window below encodes:
- a CDS encoding ABC transporter permease yields the protein MSTTTAPAQQPATAAEQFALRRQSPAQRIQHVLHAQPALSPLLVLIIAVIVFTLVNPRFLQPSTISILLQQVAIIAALAIGQTLIILTAGIDLSVGALTVFSMLIMASLASAGGVPGPLAILIGILVGTAGGLLNGFLVTRINLPPFIVTLGTLSIFLAAGLLYSGGSNIQSTALPASVNWAGSVRHIGPLNITWGVIIVALMAAVVGFALSQTTWGRHVYAVGNDIEAARLVGIRVNRVLLSVYTVAGLLYGFTAWLQIGRAGSASPNALTDANLESITAVVIGGTSLFGGRGAIIGTMIGALIVYAFRLGLSLAGVDDQWRVFATGVLVIVAVAIDQWIRKVKS from the coding sequence GTGTCCACCACCACCGCACCGGCTCAGCAGCCGGCGACCGCGGCCGAGCAGTTCGCGCTGCGTCGCCAGTCACCGGCCCAACGCATCCAGCACGTCCTGCACGCCCAGCCGGCCCTGAGCCCGCTGCTCGTGCTGATCATCGCCGTCATCGTCTTCACGCTGGTCAACCCGCGGTTCCTGCAGCCGTCGACCATCTCGATCCTGCTCCAGCAGGTGGCGATCATCGCCGCCCTGGCCATCGGCCAGACCCTGATCATCCTCACCGCCGGCATCGACCTCTCGGTCGGCGCGCTGACGGTGTTCTCCATGCTGATCATGGCCAGCCTCGCCTCTGCCGGAGGCGTGCCCGGGCCGCTGGCGATCCTGATCGGGATCCTCGTGGGCACGGCGGGCGGGTTGCTGAACGGGTTCCTGGTGACCCGGATCAACCTGCCACCGTTCATCGTCACCCTGGGGACGCTGAGCATCTTCCTGGCCGCCGGCCTGCTCTACTCCGGTGGCTCCAACATCCAGTCCACCGCCCTGCCCGCCTCGGTCAACTGGGCCGGCAGCGTCCGGCACATCGGGCCGCTGAACATCACCTGGGGCGTCATCATCGTCGCCCTCATGGCGGCGGTCGTGGGCTTCGCCCTCAGCCAGACCACCTGGGGCCGGCACGTGTACGCGGTCGGCAACGACATCGAGGCGGCGCGCTTGGTCGGCATCCGGGTCAACCGGGTCCTGCTGAGCGTCTACACCGTCGCGGGCCTGCTCTACGGCTTCACGGCCTGGCTCCAGATCGGCCGCGCGGGCAGCGCGAGCCCGAACGCCCTGACCGACGCCAACCTGGAGAGCATCACCGCCGTCGTGATCGGCGGCACGAGCCTCTTCGGCGGTCGCGGCGCCATCATCGGCACCATGATCGGCGCGCTGATCGTGTACGCGTTCCGGCTGGGCCTCAGCCTCGCCGGCGTGGACGACCAGTGGCGCGTGTTCGCCACCGGTGTCCTGGTCATCGTCGCCGTCGCCATCGACCAGTGGATCCGGAAGGTGAAGTCATGA
- a CDS encoding substrate-binding domain-containing protein has translation MKKFLPLARGRRRGLMAGVVLAAAASLSLTACAGSATPSGTSSGDGGSGGTIAVALITKTSTNPFFLAMKKGAEDEAAKDGVTLTYAAGAADGDEDGQVKAIEAAVARGDKGILITPNGPGVNSAINNARKQGLFVIALDTPPDPADTVDITFATDNFKAGEAIGKWAAAKQDGKPANIALLDLYNDKVVSVDLGRDQGFLTGMGIDTKDIKKNGDEDKSGSYTGGKGGSYTIVCNEPTKGAQDLGKSAMETCLSKTKDINLVYTLNEPAAAGAAEALKAAGVTATIVSVDGGCSPGIADVKAGIIGATAQQYPVKMAELGVKAIKQIADGGAKPAVTPGLDFFDTGVALVTDKPVDGLESITSDAASKICWG, from the coding sequence ATGAAGAAGTTTCTACCCCTCGCCCGCGGTCGACGACGCGGCCTGATGGCCGGCGTCGTGCTCGCCGCCGCGGCCTCGCTGTCGCTGACGGCCTGCGCCGGCTCGGCCACCCCGAGCGGCACCAGCTCGGGCGACGGCGGCTCCGGCGGCACGATCGCCGTCGCGCTGATCACCAAGACCTCCACCAACCCCTTCTTCCTCGCCATGAAGAAGGGCGCCGAGGACGAGGCGGCCAAGGACGGCGTCACGCTCACCTACGCCGCCGGCGCGGCGGACGGCGACGAGGACGGCCAGGTCAAGGCCATCGAGGCCGCCGTGGCCCGTGGCGACAAGGGCATCCTCATCACCCCGAACGGCCCGGGCGTCAACTCGGCGATCAACAACGCCCGCAAGCAGGGGCTGTTCGTGATCGCGCTCGACACGCCGCCGGACCCCGCGGACACGGTCGACATCACCTTCGCCACCGACAACTTCAAGGCCGGCGAGGCCATCGGCAAGTGGGCGGCGGCCAAGCAGGACGGCAAGCCGGCCAACATCGCGCTGCTCGACCTCTACAACGACAAGGTCGTCTCGGTCGACCTAGGCCGCGACCAGGGCTTCCTGACCGGCATGGGCATCGACACCAAGGACATCAAGAAGAACGGCGACGAGGACAAGTCCGGCAGCTACACCGGCGGCAAGGGCGGCTCGTACACCATCGTGTGCAACGAGCCCACCAAGGGCGCCCAGGACCTCGGCAAGTCGGCCATGGAGACCTGCCTGTCCAAGACCAAGGACATCAACCTCGTCTACACGCTGAACGAGCCGGCCGCGGCCGGCGCCGCCGAGGCCCTCAAGGCCGCGGGCGTGACGGCGACCATCGTCTCGGTCGACGGTGGCTGCTCGCCGGGCATCGCGGACGTCAAGGCCGGGATCATCGGCGCGACCGCGCAGCAGTACCCGGTGAAGATGGCCGAGCTCGGCGTCAAGGCGATCAAGCAGATCGCCGACGGCGGAGCGAAGCCGGCCGTGACCCCCGGGCTCGACTTCTTCGACACGGGCGTGGCCCTGGTGACCGACAAGCCGGTCGACGGCCTCGAGAGCATCACCTCCGACGCCGCGTCGAAGATCTGCTGGGGCTGA
- a CDS encoding LacI family DNA-binding transcriptional regulator: MTDPAPSRHPRGRATIRDVAALAGVGIKTVSRVINHEANVSVGTREKVEQAVMALKFTPNQGAGALRRGDRKTLTLGLLLDAVDNPFSAAIHRAVEGAAWERQTAVFGASFGDDPDRERALVEAFTRRRVDALVLTTISEDHTYLQTERDQGVPVVFVDRPPRGLEADTVLTDNRHASATAVAHLLAHDHRDIAFLSDDLDVATARERYLGYTETLQDAGVLPGPVVTGVLSVEAAYEAVRDLVTGPRRPTAIFTSQNLVSIGGIRALHDLGLHHEIAMVGFDDLFLADMLEPALTVVAQDPAEMGRTAAARVFARLDGDDSPAVTSVVPATLVVRGSGEIPPAH, encoded by the coding sequence GTGACCGACCCAGCGCCCAGCCGCCACCCTCGAGGCCGCGCGACCATCCGCGACGTCGCCGCGCTGGCCGGAGTCGGCATCAAGACGGTGTCCCGGGTGATCAACCACGAGGCGAACGTATCGGTCGGAACGCGGGAAAAGGTAGAGCAAGCGGTAATGGCGTTGAAGTTCACGCCGAACCAGGGCGCCGGGGCCCTCCGCCGTGGGGACCGGAAGACGCTCACCCTGGGCCTCCTCCTCGACGCCGTCGACAACCCGTTCTCGGCCGCGATCCACCGCGCCGTCGAGGGTGCGGCGTGGGAACGGCAGACCGCCGTCTTCGGGGCGAGCTTCGGCGACGACCCGGACCGTGAGCGCGCTCTCGTCGAGGCCTTCACCCGCCGCCGCGTCGACGCGCTGGTGCTGACGACCATCTCCGAGGACCACACCTACCTGCAGACCGAGCGCGACCAGGGGGTGCCGGTCGTGTTCGTCGACCGCCCGCCGCGCGGGCTGGAGGCCGACACGGTCCTGACCGACAACCGGCACGCCTCGGCCACGGCCGTCGCCCACCTGCTGGCCCACGACCACCGCGACATCGCGTTCCTCAGCGACGACCTCGACGTGGCGACGGCCCGTGAGCGGTACCTCGGCTACACCGAGACGCTGCAGGACGCGGGCGTCCTGCCCGGCCCCGTCGTCACCGGGGTGCTCTCGGTGGAGGCCGCGTACGAGGCCGTCCGCGACCTGGTGACCGGCCCGCGCCGGCCGACCGCGATCTTCACCAGCCAGAACCTCGTGAGCATCGGCGGCATCCGCGCCCTGCACGACCTCGGGCTGCACCACGAGATCGCCATGGTCGGCTTCGACGACCTCTTCCTCGCCGACATGCTCGAGCCCGCGCTGACCGTGGTCGCCCAGGACCCGGCCGAGATGGGCCGTACGGCCGCCGCGCGCGTCTTCGCCCGCCTGGACGGCGACGACTCCCCCGCCGTCACCTCCGTGGTGCCCGCCACGCTGGTCGTCCGCGGCTCCGGGGAGATCCCGCCCGCGCACTGA